A portion of the Gossypium arboreum isolate Shixiya-1 chromosome 8, ASM2569848v2, whole genome shotgun sequence genome contains these proteins:
- the LOC108469181 gene encoding glycine-rich RNA-binding protein 4, mitochondrial, with amino-acid sequence MVFIFGEEMKKGVGRFIAGRVSTILDNSISPSTLRFYSSHSPPSSSSKLFVAGLSWSVDEKSLKDAFSSFGNVSEVRIMYDKETGRSRGFGFVHFSNENEAMSAKDAMDGKALLGRPLRVSFALEKVRGVPVIVPRLPHT; translated from the exons ATGGTTTTTATTTTTGGTGAAGAAATGAAGAAAGGTGTTGGTAGGTTCATCGCCGGAAGAGTTTCAACTATTCTTGATAACTCAATTTCACCTTCAACCTTGCGATTCTATAGCTCACACTCACCTCCTTCATCTTCCAGCAAACTCTTTGTTGCAG GATTATCATGGTCGGTTGACGAGAAATCTTTGAAAGACGCCTTCTCATCCTTTGGGAATGTCTCCGAAG tGAGGATAATGTATGATAAAGAGACTGGTAGGTCAAGAGGCTTCGGGTTTGTCCATTTTTCTAATGAAAATGAAGCCATGTCTGCAAAAGATGCTATGGATGGAAAG GCATTGTTAGGTCGACCATTAAGGGTAAGTTTTGCGCTTGAGAAGGTTCGGGGTGTTCCTGTTATAGTCCCTCGTCTACCTCACACTTGA
- the LOC108469822 gene encoding 50S ribosomal protein L12, chloroplastic-like: MASSTLSTLSLRLPTSSNPTHPSHFKAPSLQFPLRSLTPPNLTHRSTALRATAAPEKIEKLGTEISNLTLEEARTLVDYLQEKLGVSAAAFAPAAVSVAAPGGADAEAAVVEEKTEFDVVIEEVPSNARIAVIKSVRALTNLALKEAKELIEGLPKKFKEGVSKDEADDAKKQLEEAGAKVSIA; the protein is encoded by the coding sequence atggctTCTTCAACTCTCTCAACACTTTCTCTCCGCTTACCCACTTCCTCTAATCCTACGCACCCTTCCCATTTCAAAGCCCCTTCCCTCCAATTCCCTCTCCGTTCCCTCACTCCTCCTAACCTCACCCACCGTTCCACCGCCCTCCGCGCCACGGCCGCCCCCGAAAAAATCGAAAAACTTGGCACCGAAATCTCCAACTTAACCCTCGAGGAAGCCCGCACCCTTGTTGACTACCTTCAAGAGAAACTCGGCGTCTCTGCCGCTGCCTTCGCTCCCGCAGCCGTTTCAGTTGCCGCCCCCGGTGGTGCCGATGCCGAAGCGGCTGTTGTCGAAGAGAAGACCGAGTTCGATGTGGTGATTGAGGAGGTTCCTAGCAATGCCAGGATCGCGGTGATTAAATCCGTTAGGGCTCTGACAAATTTGGCTTTGAAAGAAGCGAAAGAGTTGATTGAAGGTTTGCCCAAGAAGTTCAAAGAAGGAGTTTCGAAAGATGAAGCCGATGATGCCAAGAAACAACTTGAAGAAGCTGGAGCTAAAGTTTCCATTGCTTAG
- the LOC108469821 gene encoding protein DGS1, mitochondrial: MEARPEGNESSRDAKTLISFYSNYLNNRFTSLFPSFPSNFLEKISNLYRQTLLPISTKRRAGLPLPLPSNSVNSTRTASEASRIYEVLNDIMDRFILNLHKIQENLQFWQSIAEGSNARKVYFMIFERGPRAFVNGSVQLMREAVTNGSAMQNLSQSSSVYISERIAVLSSLRCSLAVFLAQFYVEVNKCGKELAEDPEKSFSSLMHTLNGLFSKLDASIGHLHALRQNDSSVEGTYSFPLLFETLPEISQEESQWTNSEIKEAINLVCTNLQALDSYLALMVAKHQKPSNVTRYWIRYTCGAVGLSVCSFWLLRHSHLMGSSDIDIWIREAKESTVSFFNDHVEQPLLAIRDELLDTFKKRQKGVMDMEEVKLTSDSLHRMLLAFSEQTKGEAFPENASDQEMLEIVMLRYEKELVHPIQNLLHGELARALLIQVQKLKLDIEMAMLELDQILRANEINFAILAALPAFFLSLGLIVAVRAWFRQDTKAEGRGRIARIQRRLLIVEIEKTIMQFQAYFDQGLENDAQCMFGLLIYCLDRLYHAVRRHAKATGEWQCLKQDIIDLGRPGLQTSYKLIVTARMERVYDCLLPSLKRQ; encoded by the exons ATGGAAGCTAGACCTGAAGGAAACGAGTCATCGAGGGACGCTAAAACCCTAATCTCATTTTACTCCAATTATCTGAACAACCGATTCACCTCTTTGTTTCCTTCCTTTCCGTCAAATTTTCTCGAGAAAATCTCAAATCTTTATCGCCAAACGCTTCTTCCTATCTCTACTAAACGCAGAGCTGGTCTCCCTCTCCCATTGCCTTCCAACTCAGTCAACTCAACTCG GACGGCATCAGAAGCATCGAGAATTTATGAAGTTTTAAACGATATAATGGATCGTTTCATTTTAAATTTGCATAAAATTCAAGAGAATTTGCAATTTTGGCAATCTATAGCTGAG GGATCTAATGCAAGGAAAGTTTACTTCATGATTTTCGAGAGAGGGCCACGAGCTTTTGTTAATGGATCAGTTCAACTCATGCGTGAAGCTGTCACTAATGGATCAGCAATGCAAAATCTTTCCCAATCTTCATCTGTGTACATCTCTGAAAGGATTGCTGTCTTATCTTCCCTAAGGTGTTCACTTGCTGTTTTTCTGGCTCAG TTTTATGTGGAAGTTAACAAATGTGGAAAGGAGTTAGCAGAAGATCCAGAGAAGTCATTTTCCTCACTAATGCACACTCTTAATGGCTTATTTTCTAAGTTGGACGCATCAATTGGCCATCTTCATGCTTTGCGTCAG AATGATTCTTCTGTTGAAGGAACCTATTCGTTTCCTCTACTATTTGAGACATTGCCAGAAATCAGTCAGGAAGAGTCTCAATGGACAAATTCTGAAATTAAGGAAGCTATCAACTTGGTTTGTACGAATCTCCAGGCACTTGACTCTTACTTAGCTCTCATG GTAGCTAAACACCAAAAACCAAGTAATGTAACTCGTTACTGGATCCGGTATACATGTGGTGCAGTTGGCCTTTCAGTTTGTTCTTTCTGGCTCCTACGGCATAGCCATCTGATGGGAAGTTCTGACATTGACATCTGGATTCGTGAAGCAAAGGAGTCAACAGTTAGCTTCTTTAATGACCATGTTGAGCAACCG CTTTTGGCAATTAGAGATGAACTTTTGGATACGTTTAAGAAAAGACAGAAAGGTGTGATGGATATGGAGGAAGTGAAGTTGACTTCCGATTCTCTCCACAG AATGTTATTGGCCTTCAGTGAGCAGACAAAAGGTGAAGCGTTCCCAGAGAATGCATCAGATCAGGAAATGCTTGAGATAGTTATGTTAAG ATATGAAAAGGAACTTGTGCATCCTATCCAGAATCTTCTCCACGGAGAGCTTGCCCGTGCTCTGCTTATCCAG GTGCAGAAGTTGAAACTCGATATTGAGAT GGCAATGCTTGAACTGGATCAGATTCTCAGAGCAAATGAAATAAACTTTGCAATACTAGCTGCCTTGCCAGCATTCTTTCTGTCTCTTGGTCTGATTGTAGCCGTGCGTGCATGGTTTAGACAG GATACTAAAGCTGAAGGCAGAGGAAGAATTGCTCGTATCCAGAGGAGGCTACTTATTGTGGAGATTGAGAAAACAATTATGCAGTTCCAGGCTTACTTTGACCAAGGGCTG GAAAATGATGCACAATGCATGTTCGGGTTGTTGATTTATTGTCTAGACCGTTTATACCATGCTGTCAGAAGACATGCAAAGGCGACCGGTGAATGGCAATG CTTGAAACAGGATATAATTGATTTAGGAAGGCCTGGTCTTCAAACTTCATACAAGCTAATTGTGACGGCACGAATGGAACGCGTTTACGATTGTTTGCTTCCTTCCCTAAAACGCCAATAG
- the LOC108469407 gene encoding heavy metal-associated isoprenylated plant protein 47-like gives MKQKVVFKVAMNCEKCRSEALKVAAGQAGVDSVALDGKEKEKVVVIGDFDAVKLTNNLRKKVGATEILTLGKQN, from the exons Atgaag CAAAAGGTGGTGTTTAAGGTGGCTATGAACTGTGAAAAATGCAGGAGTGAGGCCCTTAAAGTGGCTGCAGGACAAGCAG gggTAGACTCTGTTGCATTGGATGGTAAGGAGAAAGAGAAAGTGGTGGTGATTGGAGATTTTGATGCAGTCAAGTTGACAAATAATTTGAGGAAGAAAGTTGGAGCTACTGAAATTCTCACTTTGGGAAAGCAAAACTAA
- the LOC128279457 gene encoding disease resistance protein Pik-1-like, with product MKQKVVLKVAMKCQKCRTQSLKVAAEQQGVSSVGLEGNEKEKVVVIGDGIDVVKLTTILRKKVGTTEIISLAEQK from the exons ATGAAg CAAAAGGTGGTGTTGAAGGTAGCTATGAAGTGCCAAAAATGCAGGACTCAATCCCTCAAGGTGGCTGCAGAACAACAAGg GGTAAGCTCTGTTGGATTAGAAGGCAATGAAAAAGAGAAAGTGGTGGTGATTGGAGATGGAATTGATGTTGTCAAATTAACTACAATTTTGAGGAAGAAAGTTGGAACTACTGAAATTATCAGTTTGGCTGAgcagaaataa
- the LOC108468063 gene encoding uncharacterized protein LOC108468063 — protein MDFQVVVLAGGNSKNLTPLVSKELPKPLLPVANCPVLNYVLHQLEQSNLKDLIVVVEGEDAALFVGAWISGTFIDRLHVEIAAVPEDIGTAGALRAISHHLTAKDILVVSGDLVSDVPPGALAATHRRHDAAVTTMLCSIPVSGPLESGSSGGKDKAKKLGCYNIIGLDPSKQFLLHIATGAEIEKDARISKRILHAVGQMEMRSDLMDAHMYAFKRSVLQEVLDIKDTFQSLKEDVVPYLVRSQLKSEALLNRTPQGEENSNEKVSSQNNQAFISRILANASTPSFHGLYSENPDGSSSTRKTHKCCVYIASSSSYCVRLNSIQAFMDINRDVTGDADHLLSPNNIIGPSPKLGTKTTVGPNCRLGEGSEMGDKCQVKRSIIGRHCRIGSHVKVVNSVVMNHVTIGDGCIIQGSVICSNVQLQERVVLKDCQVGAGFVVTAGSEYKAESLAKKEK, from the exons ATGGATTTTCAAGTAGTGGTTTTAGCCGGTGGCAATTCAAAGAATCTAACTCCCCTTGtttccaag GAATTGCCTAAACCGCTGCTTCCGGTGGCTAACTGCCCTGTTCTTAACTACGTTTTGCACCAATTGGAACAAAGCAACCTTAAAGATCTAATTGTT GTGGTTGAAGGAGAAGATGCAGCTCTTTTCGTTGGTGCTTGGATTTCTGGGACTTTCATTGATCGTTTACATGTTGAG ATTGCTGCAGTCCCTGAGGATATTGGAACTGCTGGGGCACTTCGGGCAATCTCACATCACCTCACAGCAAAAGACATTTTG GTCGTGAGTGGTGATCTTGTTTCTGATGTTCCTCCTGGTGCTCTTGCTGCCACCCATAGGCGACATGATGCGGCAGTGACTACAAtgctttgctctattcctgttagtGGACCTTTAGAGTCAGGATCCTCCGGAGGAAAAGATAAAGCCAAGAAACTAGGATGTTACAACATCATTGGACTGGACCCTAGCAAACAATTTTTATTACACATAGCTACGG GAGCAGAAATTGAGAAAGATGCTCGAATTTCAAAGCGCATTCTCCATGCTGTAGGCCAG ATGGAAATGCGATCTGATCTCATGGATGCTCATATGTATGCATTCAAGAG GTCTGTCCTGCAAGAAGTTTTAGACATAAAGGATACGTTTCAAAGCTTGAAAGAGGATGTAGTTCCTTATCTTGTCCGGAGCCAGCTG AAATCCGAGGCCTTACTAAATAGAACACCGCAAGGTGAAGAAAACAGTAACGAGAAGGTTAGTTCCCAGAACAATCAAGCATTCATCTCTCGAATCCTTGCTAACGCATCTACCCCAAGCTTTCACGGACTCTATTCTGAGAATCCCGATGGTTCTTCTTCTACTCGGAAAACCCATAAATGCTGTGTTTATATTGCAAGCAGCAGCAGTTATTGTGTGCGCTTAAATTCCATTCAAGCTTTTATGGACATAAATCGAGAT GTCACTGGTGATGCAGATCATCTGCTAAGTCCTAATAATATTATAGGTCCTTCACCGAAGCTCGGAACCAAAACTACT GTGGGGCCAAACTGTAGGCTGGGTGAAGGTTCGGAAATGGGTGACAAATGCCAAGTAAAACGGTCAATCATTGGTCGTCACTGCCGGATAGGTTCCCATGTGAAG GTTGTCAATTCAGTTGTAATGAATCATGTTACCATCGGCGATGGCTGTATAATACAGGGCTCCGTGATTTGCAGCAACGTTCAGCTACAAGAGCGCGTTGTATTGAAAGATTGCCAA GTCGGGGCTGGTTTTGTTGTCACTGCCGGAAGTGAGTATAAGGCAGAATCTTTGGCTAAAAAGGAGAAATGA
- the LOC108467978 gene encoding molybdopterin synthase catalytic subunit, whose product MNSEEKTLVEIIDDNNQIDLAKYINYVSAPQAGAIATFSGTTRDTFEGKTVVELRYEAYVSMAIKNLKSICSAARSSWDLHSIAVAHRLGIVPVGETSVFVVVSATHRADALDACKFLIDELKASVPIWKKEVYSDGEVWKENPEFLERRLELGKDGGCCRRKIETAAHDKKSCCKPKVKVEEAID is encoded by the coding sequence ATGAACTCCGAGGAGAAAACTCTTGTCGAAATCATAGACGACAATAACCAGATCGACCTTGCCAAGTACATAAACTATGTAAGTGCCCCTCAAGCTGGCGCCATAGCTACGTTTTCTGGCACAACACGCGACACTTTTGAAGGCAAAACAGTAGTGGAGCTAAGATACGAAGCATACGTATCGATGGCAATCAAGAACCTCAAGTCTATTTGTTCCGCTGCTAGATCATCCTGGGATCTCCATTCTATTGCGGTTGCACACCGTTTAGGCATAGTTCCAGTAGGAGAAACAAGTGTGTTTGTTGTCGTATCGGCTACTCACCGTGCTGATGCCCTAGACGCGTGTAAGTTTTTGATTGACGAGTTAAAGGCATCTGTTCCAATATGGAAGAAAGAGGTTTATTCTGATGGAGAGGTTTGGAAGGAGAATCCGGAATTTCTCGAGCGGAGGTTGGAACTCGGCAAGGATGGTGGCTGTTGCCGAAGGAAGATCGAGACCGCGGCACATGATAAAAAGAGTTGTTGCAAACCAAAGGTGAAGGTGGAAGAAGCAATAGATTGA
- the LOC108467798 gene encoding 60S ribosomal protein L7-4-like, with product MGEEVKAVIPESLLKKNKRNEEWELAKKQELEAAKKKKVENRKLIFNRAKQYAKEYEAQEKELIRLKREAKLKGGFYVDPEAKLLFIVRIRGINAMHPRTRKILQLLRLRQIFNGVFLKVNKATMNMLHLVEPYVTYGYPNLKSVKELIYKRGFGKLNKQRVALTDNAIVEQALGKYGIICVEDLIHEIMTVGPHFKEANNFLWPFKLKAPLGGLKKKRNHYVEGGDAGNRENYINELIRRMN from the exons ATGGGTGAGGAAGTCAAGGCTGTGATTCCTGAGTCGCTCCTGAAGAAGAATAAGAGGAATGAAGAATGGGAGCTTGCCAAAAAGCAGGAGCTTGAAGCTGCAAAGAAGAAGAAAGTCGAGAACCGCAAGTTGATTTTCAATAGGGCTAAGCAATATGCAAAGGAGTATGAGGCTCAG GAGAAAGAGTTGATTCGATTGAAGCGCGAGGCAAAGTTGAAAGGAGGATTCTATGTGGATCCGGAAGCTAAGCTTTTGTTTATCGTTCGAATCCGTGG TATCAATGCCATGCACCCGAGGACGAGAAAGATTTTGCAGCTCTTGCGATTGAGACAG ATTTTCAATGGTGTTTTCCTTAAAGTAAACAAGGCAACAATGAACATGCTTCACCTGGTTGAACCTTACGTTACATACGG ATACCCTAATCTCAAGAGTGTGAAGGAATTGATTTACAAACGAGGTTTCGGGAAGTTGAATAAGCAGAGAGTCGCTTTGACTGACAATGCAATCGTTGAGCAG GCGCTTGGCAAATACGGGATCATCTGTGTCGAAGATCTCATCCATGAGATCATGACAGTGGGTCCTCATTTTAAAGAGGCCAATAACTTCCTTTGGCCTTTCAAGTTGAAGGCGCCGTTGGGTGgtttgaagaagaagaggaacCATTACGTCGAAGGAGGAGATGCCGGTAACCGGGAGAATTATATCAACGAGCTGATTAGAAGAATGAATTAA